In Nocardioides dokdonensis FR1436, the following are encoded in one genomic region:
- a CDS encoding acyl-CoA dehydrogenase encodes MSLDGYDVEEHQESVEAVRSVVREALDRDATWADLASAGLLGLPVPEEHGGEGLGLAEVGVLLHETGARTVRLPVWETLACAVPTLAAHGTDAQRKAWLPGVATGETMLTPALREVGARLGSAPATTYADGTVSGRKISVTHADSAARLLVTAREGERTVVALVDPQGPGVTLEESPTSSRVVRHTVVLDGAPAELLGEGAAATLDAHAVAGLCLSAAGVLAGARDLTADYVKGREQFGRTLAQFQAVAMQVADVYIASRTTDLAARNAAWRVGAGLEAADDLAVAAYWVCSQGPAALRTCHHLHGGMGVDETYPLHHYFSQITDIAHDLGALGQDVPLESADAKNLELTAAQRELKAELRAYFSSLAGDEDHREMGTDRHGEVYQRTVRRMGEDGWMGVGWPKEYGGHGLGEVEQTIFANEAQWADVHLPAVTLQTVGPTLIRYGTDKQKEMFLERILRGDVHFAIGYSEADAGTDLAALRTTARRDGDHFIVNGQKMWTTGGHQADYLWLAVRTDPDAPKHKGISILIVDTSDPGYSWTPIITADGSHHVNATYFNDVRVPVDMLVGEENQGWKLITTQLNHERVMLGPAGRIEGLRDRVARWAREHDVLDRPDVVDVMGRVTAAFRVNELLNWEVARAGASGEVSVGDASSSKVFAADQVQHLAADLVAVVHRHGDPAEPATRSLLEYLDAQAKRNLVLTFGGGVQEVQRELIAMFGLGLPRVPR; translated from the coding sequence GTGTCGCTGGACGGATACGACGTCGAAGAGCACCAGGAGTCGGTGGAGGCGGTGCGCTCCGTGGTGCGGGAGGCGCTCGACCGCGACGCCACCTGGGCCGATCTCGCCTCTGCGGGCCTGCTGGGACTGCCCGTCCCCGAGGAGCACGGCGGCGAGGGGCTCGGTCTCGCCGAGGTCGGTGTGCTGCTGCACGAGACCGGCGCCCGGACCGTCCGCCTGCCCGTGTGGGAGACGCTGGCCTGCGCCGTGCCGACCCTGGCCGCGCACGGCACCGACGCCCAGCGGAAGGCGTGGCTGCCCGGGGTCGCGACCGGCGAGACGATGCTGACCCCCGCGCTGCGCGAGGTCGGCGCCCGCCTCGGCTCCGCGCCCGCCACGACGTACGCCGACGGGACGGTGAGCGGCCGCAAGATCTCGGTCACCCATGCCGACTCGGCGGCCCGCCTGCTCGTCACGGCGCGCGAGGGTGAGCGCACCGTCGTCGCGCTGGTCGACCCCCAGGGCCCCGGCGTGACCCTCGAGGAGTCGCCCACCTCCAGCCGCGTCGTCCGCCACACCGTCGTCCTCGACGGGGCTCCCGCCGAGCTGCTCGGCGAGGGCGCCGCGGCGACGCTCGACGCGCACGCGGTCGCCGGGCTCTGCCTCAGCGCCGCGGGCGTGCTCGCCGGTGCGCGCGACCTGACCGCCGACTACGTCAAGGGTCGCGAGCAGTTCGGCCGCACCCTGGCGCAGTTCCAGGCCGTGGCGATGCAGGTCGCCGACGTCTACATCGCCTCCCGCACCACCGACCTCGCGGCCCGCAACGCCGCGTGGCGCGTGGGCGCCGGCCTCGAGGCCGCCGACGACCTCGCGGTCGCGGCCTACTGGGTGTGCTCGCAGGGGCCCGCGGCCCTGCGCACCTGCCACCACCTGCACGGCGGGATGGGCGTCGACGAGACCTACCCGCTGCACCACTACTTCTCGCAGATCACCGACATCGCGCACGACCTGGGGGCCCTGGGCCAGGACGTCCCGCTGGAGAGCGCGGACGCGAAGAACCTCGAGCTCACCGCGGCCCAGCGCGAGCTCAAGGCCGAGCTGCGCGCCTACTTCTCCTCCCTGGCCGGCGACGAGGACCACCGCGAGATGGGCACCGACCGCCACGGCGAGGTCTACCAGCGCACGGTGCGCCGGATGGGGGAGGACGGCTGGATGGGCGTCGGCTGGCCCAAGGAGTACGGCGGCCACGGCCTCGGCGAGGTCGAGCAGACCATCTTCGCCAACGAGGCCCAGTGGGCCGACGTGCACCTGCCGGCCGTGACGCTGCAGACGGTCGGCCCCACGCTGATCCGCTACGGCACCGACAAGCAGAAGGAGATGTTCCTCGAGCGCATCCTGCGCGGTGACGTCCACTTCGCCATCGGTTACTCCGAGGCCGACGCCGGCACCGACCTCGCCGCGCTGCGCACCACCGCGCGCCGCGACGGCGACCACTTCATCGTCAACGGCCAGAAGATGTGGACCACCGGCGGGCACCAGGCCGACTACCTGTGGCTCGCGGTGCGCACCGACCCGGACGCGCCCAAGCACAAGGGCATCTCGATCCTGATCGTCGACACCTCCGACCCGGGCTACTCCTGGACCCCGATCATCACCGCCGACGGCTCGCACCACGTCAACGCGACGTACTTCAACGACGTGCGGGTGCCCGTCGACATGCTGGTCGGCGAGGAGAACCAGGGCTGGAAGCTGATCACCACCCAGCTCAACCACGAGCGCGTCATGCTCGGGCCCGCCGGCCGCATCGAGGGCCTGCGCGACCGGGTCGCCCGCTGGGCGCGCGAGCACGACGTGCTGGACCGCCCCGACGTCGTGGACGTGATGGGGCGGGTGACCGCGGCGTTCCGCGTCAACGAGCTGCTCAACTGGGAGGTCGCCCGGGCGGGCGCCAGCGGGGAGGTCTCGGTCGGTGACGCGTCGTCGTCGAAGGTCTTCGCCGCCGACCAGGTGCAGCACCTGGCCGCCGACCTGGTCGCGGTCGTGCACCGCCACGGCGACCCGGCCGAGCCCGCGACCCGGTCGCTGCTCGAGTACCTGGACGCCCAGGCCAAGCGCAACCTCGTCCTCACCTTCGGTGGTGGCGTCCAGGAGGTGCAGCGCGAGCTGATCGCGATGTTCGGTCTCGGCCTGCCGCGGGTGCCCCGATGA
- a CDS encoding alpha/beta fold hydrolase, translating into MSVPHPRNLLANKVYMPVVPIPDGRIVDLPGRGSTYVTDTPGPTPDAPAVVLLHALGCTGLLTWFPAIPRLAERYRVITLDQRWHGQGIRGESFSLHDCADDVAALLDVLGLEKAVVAGYSMGGVVAQRTWRQHPDRVAGLVLAATSDRFQLTVAERFFFTGMGVSMLGARGIARSKVATQAARTTARAFDVDPGDIQAWAIREFRSTSPWAVAEAVTVLGRHHSRPWLGRIDVPTAVVVTNRDHIIPPQRQLALARAIRGATVHDIEAGHAGCVLESEVFVPALLEATATVAARAS; encoded by the coding sequence GTGAGCGTCCCGCACCCCCGCAACCTGCTCGCCAACAAGGTCTACATGCCGGTGGTGCCGATCCCCGACGGCCGCATCGTCGACCTCCCGGGCCGCGGCAGCACCTACGTCACGGACACTCCCGGTCCCACCCCGGACGCACCGGCGGTCGTGCTGCTGCACGCCCTGGGCTGCACCGGGCTGCTCACGTGGTTCCCGGCGATCCCCCGTCTCGCCGAGCGCTACCGGGTGATCACCCTCGACCAGCGCTGGCACGGGCAGGGCATCCGCGGCGAGTCGTTCTCGCTCCACGACTGCGCCGACGACGTGGCGGCGCTGCTCGACGTGCTCGGCCTGGAGAAGGCCGTGGTCGCGGGCTACTCGATGGGCGGGGTCGTCGCCCAGCGGACCTGGCGCCAGCACCCGGACCGGGTGGCCGGGCTGGTGCTGGCAGCCACGTCGGACCGCTTCCAGCTCACGGTCGCGGAGCGGTTCTTCTTCACCGGCATGGGCGTCTCGATGCTCGGTGCGCGCGGCATCGCGCGCTCCAAGGTCGCGACCCAGGCGGCGCGCACGACCGCCCGGGCCTTCGACGTCGATCCGGGCGACATCCAGGCCTGGGCGATCCGCGAGTTCCGCAGCACCAGCCCCTGGGCGGTGGCCGAGGCGGTGACGGTCCTGGGCCGCCACCACTCCCGTCCGTGGCTGGGTCGCATCGACGTGCCGACCGCCGTGGTGGTGACCAACCGCGACCACATCATCCCACCGCAGCGCCAGCTCGCCCTGGCCCGAGCCATCAGGGGCGCGACCGTGCACGACATCGAGGCCGGGCACGCCGGCTGCGTGCTGGAGTCCGAGGTCTTCGTGCCGGCGTTGCTGGAGGCGACCGCCACGGTCGCCGCCCGGGCGTCCTAG
- a CDS encoding WS/DGAT/MGAT family O-acyltransferase, whose translation MDRLSGLDASFLYLETPAQLMHVCGVLVLDATTMPGGYSFANLQSGIEKRVRDVPAFTRRLRRVPLGLDHPVWVQDKNFDIERHVHRLALPTPGGYDELTDLAAHLAGLPLDRSRPLWEMWVIEGYQGDKVAVMSKMHHATVDGVSGANLISHLCALSATDDPLVPATPQTQPREPGPGELLGRGVVSTATKPLQVARLLSPSAKLVTKTVGRARAGTAMAAPLTAPRTSFNGTITGRRSIGLADMSLDDVREIKKATGTTVNDVVLTVAGGALRSYLEDRGELPDDSLLATVPVSVRSSSKRSEGANKVSALFTKLGTDIEEPLERLRDMAVRNQHAKDHHNAVSADALQDWAEFAAPRTFGLAVRAYAGMRLAERHPVVHNLVISNVPGPPVPLYFVGAKIESLYPLGPVFHGAGLNITVLSNAGDLHVGVIACRDSMPDVDDLVNRFPAALAELRAAVAAEGLTSIG comes from the coding sequence ATGGACCGCCTCTCCGGCCTCGACGCCAGCTTCCTCTACCTCGAGACGCCCGCACAGCTCATGCACGTGTGCGGGGTGCTGGTGCTGGACGCCACGACGATGCCCGGTGGCTACTCCTTCGCCAACCTGCAGTCCGGGATCGAGAAGCGCGTCCGTGACGTGCCCGCGTTCACCCGGCGGCTGCGTCGGGTGCCGCTGGGCCTCGACCACCCGGTGTGGGTCCAGGACAAGAACTTCGACATCGAGCGGCACGTGCACCGGCTCGCGCTGCCCACCCCCGGGGGCTACGACGAGCTGACCGATCTCGCCGCCCACCTCGCCGGGCTGCCGCTCGACCGCTCGCGTCCCCTGTGGGAGATGTGGGTGATCGAGGGCTACCAGGGCGACAAGGTCGCGGTGATGAGCAAGATGCACCACGCGACCGTCGACGGCGTCTCGGGGGCGAACCTCATCTCGCACCTGTGCGCCCTCTCGGCCACCGACGACCCCCTCGTGCCCGCCACCCCGCAGACGCAGCCGCGCGAGCCCGGCCCTGGTGAGCTGCTGGGGCGTGGCGTGGTCAGCACCGCGACCAAGCCGCTGCAGGTCGCCCGGCTGCTGAGCCCCTCGGCCAAGCTGGTCACCAAGACCGTGGGGCGCGCTCGGGCCGGCACGGCCATGGCCGCCCCGTTGACCGCGCCCCGCACGTCGTTCAACGGCACCATCACCGGCCGCCGCTCCATCGGCCTGGCCGACATGTCCCTCGACGACGTGCGTGAGATCAAGAAGGCGACCGGCACCACCGTGAACGACGTCGTGCTCACCGTCGCCGGTGGCGCGCTGCGCTCCTACCTCGAGGACCGGGGCGAGCTGCCCGACGACTCGCTGCTGGCCACGGTCCCCGTCTCGGTGCGCAGCTCCTCGAAGCGCTCCGAGGGCGCGAACAAGGTCTCCGCGCTCTTCACCAAGCTCGGCACCGACATCGAGGAGCCCCTCGAGCGCCTGCGGGACATGGCGGTGCGCAACCAGCACGCCAAGGACCACCACAACGCGGTGAGCGCGGACGCGCTGCAGGACTGGGCGGAGTTCGCCGCGCCGCGGACGTTCGGCCTGGCCGTGCGGGCCTACGCGGGCATGCGGCTGGCCGAGCGGCACCCGGTCGTGCACAACCTGGTCATCTCCAACGTGCCGGGACCGCCGGTGCCGCTGTACTTCGTGGGCGCCAAGATCGAGTCGCTCTATCCCCTGGGTCCGGTCTTCCACGGCGCCGGGCTGAACATCACGGTGCTGTCCAACGCGGGCGACCTGCACGTCGGGGTCATCGCCTGCCGCGACTCGATGCCCGACGTCGACGACCTGGTGAACCGGTTCCCGGCGGCGCTGGCCGAGCTCAGGGCCGCGGTCGCCGCCGAGGGACTGACCTCGATCGGCTAG
- a CDS encoding alpha/beta hydrolase: MSFLRRQVVTAALTANALRPLPGYGASAVAFFPAWLVGELAPHVLAVTAADAAAHASGRRRDPRGLALAAVSAAGLAHLVAQSRQVREVAEDALVDALGADYLDQLETRPTPADLAVPWRRLVYPFRMREARVRVDRDIVFDDTAGRRGMLDIYRPADGQLADAPVLLQVHGGGWTIGRKDQQAIPLMQHLAAKGWVCVAINYRLAPRHLWPAQIVDVKKAIAWVREHIAAYGGDPDYIAITGGSAGGHLAALAALTPGRREWQPGFEDADTSVQVAVPLYGVYDIAGSTGLRRTLLMRDGFVGPRVLGTRWEQDPEVFEDASPILQVSEDAPDMFVLHGHHDSLAPVEAARAFVERLRSVSKRSVVYAELPGAQHAFDVFPSIRSSHVVRAVDRYLHWHWNQYRRERAAAAGAR; the protein is encoded by the coding sequence ATGTCCTTCCTCCGCCGCCAGGTCGTGACCGCTGCGCTGACGGCCAACGCGCTGCGCCCGCTGCCCGGCTACGGCGCGAGCGCCGTGGCCTTCTTCCCCGCCTGGCTCGTCGGCGAGCTGGCACCGCACGTCCTGGCCGTCACCGCCGCGGACGCGGCCGCCCACGCCAGCGGGAGGCGGCGCGACCCCCGGGGGCTGGCACTGGCCGCGGTGAGCGCCGCCGGCCTGGCCCACCTGGTCGCGCAGAGCCGCCAGGTCCGCGAGGTCGCGGAGGACGCCCTCGTCGATGCGCTGGGAGCCGACTACCTCGACCAGCTCGAGACCCGTCCCACGCCGGCCGACCTGGCGGTGCCGTGGCGTCGGTTGGTCTACCCGTTCCGGATGCGCGAGGCACGGGTGCGCGTCGACCGCGACATCGTGTTCGACGACACCGCCGGGCGGCGCGGCATGCTCGACATCTACCGGCCCGCCGACGGCCAGCTCGCCGACGCGCCGGTCCTGCTGCAGGTCCACGGCGGCGGCTGGACGATCGGGCGCAAGGACCAGCAGGCCATCCCGCTGATGCAGCACCTGGCCGCCAAGGGCTGGGTCTGCGTCGCGATCAACTACCGCCTGGCACCGAGGCACCTGTGGCCCGCGCAGATCGTGGACGTGAAGAAGGCGATCGCCTGGGTCCGCGAGCACATCGCCGCCTACGGCGGCGACCCCGACTACATCGCGATCACCGGCGGCTCCGCCGGCGGGCACCTCGCCGCCCTGGCCGCCCTGACGCCCGGACGGCGGGAGTGGCAGCCGGGCTTCGAGGACGCCGACACCTCCGTCCAGGTGGCGGTGCCTCTCTACGGCGTCTATGACATCGCGGGGTCGACCGGCCTGCGCCGGACGCTGCTCATGCGCGACGGCTTCGTGGGCCCGCGGGTGCTGGGGACCCGGTGGGAGCAGGATCCCGAGGTCTTCGAGGACGCCTCCCCGATCCTCCAGGTGAGCGAGGACGCTCCCGACATGTTCGTGCTGCACGGTCACCACGACTCCCTGGCCCCCGTCGAGGCGGCCCGGGCGTTCGTCGAGCGGCTGCGCAGCGTATCCAAGCGCTCGGTGGTGTACGCCGAGCTGCCGGGCGCCCAGCACGCCTTCGACGTCTTCCCCTCGATCCGCAGCTCCCACGTGGTGCGCGCGGTCGACCGCTACCTGCACTGGCACTGGAACCAGTACCGCCGCGAACGCGCCGCGGCGGCCGGCGCACGCTGA
- a CDS encoding acyl-CoA dehydrogenase, translating into MSIGISEEHAELAASLRSWAAGLEGPSVARAAEGDQDARFADTWQALVAMGVPSIAVAEDLGGGGGSALDLAVALEACAHELVPGALLGPVVAAHLLPSGAVDEIVSVVLDAVLWDAPSATRAVVVDGDRLVVVARDALELEASPGLDLTRRFARVSAVDTSDGSPVEGATAATLRRAAVTYAAAEAAGLARWCLATAVEYAKVREQFGRPIGSFQAVKHLCAEMLETAEAVTAAAWDVASAAADGDEDQWAFAADVAEVVCFDGAVEVAKTCIQVLGGIGFTFEHDAHLYLRRALVLRGLLGRGEDAAERLVATAVEGRRRKVRLDLEGRDEHVRAAVREDVARVAALPADQRRSALVEAGLLTPHWPAPYGRGADAVEQVVIDEELAEAGVERPDIVIAGWALPTIVQHGTDAQRERLVLPSLRGELVWCQLFSEPGAGSDLASLRTRAVKVEGGWRLSGQKVWTSLAERADWAICLARTDPDVPQHRGITYFLVDMRGSEGIDVRPLREITGEALFNEVFLDDVFVPDDCVVAEPGDGWRLARTTLANERVAMAGSRLATATERAVELAAQRDLGAARRVAVGRSVALSTVCTLLGVRSTLRSLAGQGPGAESSVAKLLGVRNRQDAAELVVALQEEAVASYCPDASVEQLAEDVRDMLNTRCLSIAGGTTQVLRNVAGERILGLPR; encoded by the coding sequence ATGTCGATCGGGATCTCCGAGGAGCACGCCGAGCTGGCGGCCAGCCTGCGGTCGTGGGCGGCCGGCCTGGAGGGGCCGTCGGTGGCCAGGGCCGCCGAGGGCGACCAGGACGCGCGCTTCGCCGACACCTGGCAGGCCCTGGTCGCGATGGGGGTGCCCTCGATCGCCGTGGCCGAGGACCTCGGCGGCGGTGGCGGCTCCGCCCTGGACCTGGCCGTGGCGCTCGAGGCCTGTGCCCACGAGCTGGTGCCCGGCGCCCTGCTCGGCCCGGTCGTGGCCGCGCACCTGCTGCCCTCGGGCGCCGTCGACGAGATCGTCTCCGTCGTGCTCGACGCGGTGCTGTGGGACGCACCGAGCGCGACCCGGGCCGTGGTCGTGGACGGCGACCGTCTCGTGGTCGTCGCCCGCGACGCGCTGGAGCTGGAGGCCTCGCCCGGCCTCGACCTGACCCGTCGCTTCGCCCGGGTGAGCGCCGTCGACACCTCCGACGGCTCCCCCGTCGAGGGCGCCACGGCCGCGACCCTGCGGCGTGCTGCCGTCACCTACGCCGCCGCCGAGGCGGCGGGCCTGGCGCGCTGGTGCCTGGCGACCGCCGTCGAGTACGCCAAGGTGCGCGAGCAGTTCGGTCGCCCCATCGGCAGCTTCCAGGCGGTCAAGCACCTCTGTGCCGAGATGCTGGAGACCGCCGAGGCGGTGACCGCGGCCGCGTGGGACGTCGCCTCCGCTGCTGCGGACGGTGACGAGGACCAGTGGGCCTTCGCGGCCGACGTGGCCGAGGTCGTCTGCTTCGACGGGGCGGTGGAGGTCGCGAAGACCTGCATCCAGGTGCTGGGCGGGATCGGCTTCACCTTCGAGCACGACGCCCACCTCTACCTGCGTCGCGCGCTGGTCCTGCGCGGGCTGCTGGGTCGCGGCGAGGACGCCGCCGAGCGGCTGGTCGCGACCGCGGTCGAGGGGCGTCGCCGCAAGGTCCGCCTCGACCTCGAGGGTCGCGACGAGCACGTGCGCGCCGCCGTGCGCGAGGACGTCGCCCGCGTGGCGGCACTGCCCGCGGACCAGCGCCGCAGCGCCCTGGTCGAGGCCGGTCTGCTCACCCCACACTGGCCCGCGCCGTACGGTCGCGGCGCTGACGCGGTGGAGCAGGTCGTCATCGACGAGGAGCTCGCCGAGGCCGGGGTCGAGCGCCCTGACATCGTCATCGCCGGGTGGGCGCTGCCCACGATCGTGCAGCACGGCACCGACGCGCAGCGCGAGCGGCTGGTGCTGCCCTCGCTGCGCGGTGAGCTGGTGTGGTGCCAGCTGTTCTCCGAGCCCGGCGCCGGCTCCGACCTGGCCTCGTTGCGCACCCGCGCGGTCAAGGTCGAGGGCGGGTGGCGCCTGAGCGGGCAGAAGGTCTGGACCTCGCTGGCCGAGCGCGCGGACTGGGCGATCTGCCTGGCCCGCACCGACCCCGACGTCCCGCAGCACCGCGGCATCACCTACTTCCTGGTCGACATGCGCGGCTCGGAGGGCATCGACGTCCGCCCGCTGCGCGAGATCACCGGCGAGGCGCTGTTCAACGAGGTGTTCCTCGACGACGTGTTCGTCCCGGACGACTGCGTCGTCGCCGAGCCGGGGGACGGCTGGCGCCTGGCGCGCACCACGCTGGCCAACGAGCGGGTGGCGATGGCAGGCAGCCGGCTGGCCACCGCCACCGAGCGTGCCGTCGAGCTGGCCGCGCAGCGCGACCTGGGCGCGGCTCGCCGGGTCGCCGTGGGTCGCAGCGTCGCGCTGTCGACGGTCTGCACCCTGCTCGGGGTCCGGTCCACGCTGCGGTCGCTGGCCGGCCAGGGCCCCGGTGCGGAGTCGAGCGTCGCCAAGCTGCTGGGGGTCCGCAACCGCCAGGACGCCGCCGAGCTCGTGGTCGCGCTGCAGGAGGAGGCGGTGGCCTCCTACTGCCCCGACGCCTCGGTCGAGCAGCTCGCGGAGGACGTGCGCGACATGCTCAACACCCGCTGCCTGTCCATCGCCGGCGGCACCACCCAGGTGCTGCGCAACGTCGCGGGGGAGCGGATCCTGGGCCTGCCCCGCTGA
- a CDS encoding class I SAM-dependent methyltransferase, protein MSNDWLPHALAAKGFMPPDEGMLLHRRALERLPHGPALEVGTYCGKSAIYLGAAAREVGGEQAVVFTVDHHRGSEENQAGWEHHDPGVVDPQVGMMETLPFARRALHDAGLEDQVVLVVGRSTTASTHWRTPLSLLFIDGGHAEEHAQNDYSGWAHHLVRDGLLVIHDVFSDPADGGQAPYHVHLRALDSGAFEEVEALGSMRVLRRVSGAAGDPVG, encoded by the coding sequence GTGAGCAACGACTGGCTGCCCCATGCCCTGGCCGCGAAGGGCTTCATGCCCCCCGACGAGGGCATGCTGCTGCACCGTAGAGCGCTGGAGCGTCTGCCGCACGGCCCTGCCCTGGAGGTCGGGACCTACTGCGGCAAGTCCGCCATCTACCTCGGCGCGGCCGCCCGCGAGGTCGGCGGCGAGCAGGCCGTGGTCTTCACCGTCGACCACCACCGAGGCTCCGAGGAGAACCAGGCCGGCTGGGAGCACCACGACCCGGGCGTGGTGGACCCCCAGGTCGGGATGATGGAGACGCTGCCCTTCGCGCGCCGCGCCCTGCACGACGCCGGCCTCGAGGACCAGGTGGTGCTCGTGGTCGGACGCTCGACCACGGCGAGCACCCACTGGCGCACGCCCCTGTCGCTGCTGTTCATCGACGGCGGGCACGCCGAGGAGCACGCGCAGAACGACTACAGCGGCTGGGCGCACCACCTGGTGCGCGACGGCCTGCTGGTCATCCACGACGTCTTCTCCGACCCCGCCGACGGCGGGCAGGCGCCGTACCACGTCCACCTGCGCGCCCTGGACTCCGGCGCGTTCGAGGAGGTCGAGGCGCTCGGCTCGATGCGGGTGCTGCGCCGGGTCTCAGGCGCGGCGGGCGACCCCGTCGGCTGA
- a CDS encoding prenyltransferase yields MRPEDRVADAQLARLPYVDGVLSARQVAQTARSIAEMQEPCGSIPWTTGEHTDIWNHVEAAMALLVGGEVEAAEAAYDWVPTMQRADGSWPMKIVGGEVEDPRGEVNMSAYLAVGVWHHWLVRRDLAFVRRFWPSVRAGLDWVVSQQVAFGGINWTPDEDGALLAGSSSIYQSLRAGVALADLLEEPQPEWELAGGRLGHAVRRHRDLFLDKATYSMDWYYPVLGGAVRGDHALELIDSRWDDFVRPGLGILCVDTNPWVTGAETCELVMALDAIGERRRALALLSDMQHLRTDDGKYWTGWVYGDEATSTEPVNVNWPPEWTTYTAAAVVLAVDALGETHGHATPGSGIMRGTSLAPHFAEIGLECGCVEESADGVARRA; encoded by the coding sequence ATGCGGCCTGAGGACCGCGTCGCCGACGCCCAGCTGGCCCGGTTGCCGTACGTCGACGGGGTGCTCAGCGCCCGGCAGGTCGCGCAGACGGCCCGATCGATCGCGGAGATGCAGGAGCCCTGCGGCTCGATCCCGTGGACCACCGGCGAGCACACCGACATCTGGAACCACGTCGAGGCCGCCATGGCGCTGCTCGTGGGGGGCGAGGTCGAGGCCGCCGAGGCGGCCTACGACTGGGTGCCGACCATGCAGCGGGCCGACGGCTCGTGGCCGATGAAGATCGTCGGCGGCGAGGTCGAGGACCCGCGTGGCGAGGTCAACATGTCGGCCTACCTCGCGGTGGGCGTCTGGCACCACTGGCTGGTGCGCCGCGACCTGGCCTTCGTCCGGCGCTTCTGGCCCTCGGTCCGCGCCGGGCTCGACTGGGTCGTCAGCCAGCAGGTCGCCTTCGGTGGCATCAACTGGACCCCCGACGAGGACGGTGCGCTGCTGGCCGGCTCCTCCAGCATCTACCAGTCGCTGCGGGCCGGCGTCGCGCTCGCCGACCTGCTCGAGGAGCCGCAGCCCGAGTGGGAGCTCGCCGGCGGGCGCCTGGGCCACGCGGTGCGCCGCCACCGCGACCTGTTCCTGGACAAGGCGACGTACTCCATGGACTGGTACTACCCGGTCCTGGGCGGCGCCGTGCGCGGCGACCACGCCCTTGAGCTCATCGACAGCCGCTGGGACGACTTCGTGCGTCCCGGTCTCGGCATCCTCTGCGTCGACACCAACCCCTGGGTCACCGGGGCCGAGACCTGCGAGCTGGTGATGGCGCTCGACGCCATCGGCGAGCGGCGTCGCGCGCTGGCGCTGCTCAGCGACATGCAGCACCTGCGCACCGACGACGGCAAGTACTGGACCGGCTGGGTCTACGGCGACGAGGCCACCTCGACCGAGCCCGTCAACGTCAACTGGCCGCCGGAGTGGACGACGTACACCGCCGCCGCCGTGGTGCTGGCCGTCGACGCGCTGGGGGAGACCCACGGTCACGCGACCCCCGGCTCCGGGATCATGCGCGGCACGTCGCTGGCGCCGCACTTCGCCGAGATCGGCCTGGAGTGCGGCTGTGTCGAGGAGTCAGCCGACGGGGTCGCCCGCCGCGCCTGA
- a CDS encoding class I SAM-dependent methyltransferase produces MLTVDFDRLGLRPGDRVLDMGAGGGRHAFEAYRRGGDVLAFDMDADELSGVRDLFVAMREAGEVPEGAEADVKQGDALALPFADGEFDRIIAAEVLEHIPADIQAIEELARVLRPGGTMAVSVPRWFPEIVNWKLSDDYHNVPYGHIRIYSDKELIGKLENAGLTYEGKDYAHGLHAPYWWIKCAVGVTNDDHPAVKAYHRLLVWEIMKQPRALRLAGRVLDPLIGKSLVLYVTKPVSDPHAA; encoded by the coding sequence GTGCTCACCGTTGACTTCGACCGCCTCGGGCTGCGCCCGGGCGACCGCGTCCTGGACATGGGTGCCGGCGGCGGCCGGCACGCCTTCGAGGCCTACCGCCGCGGCGGTGACGTGCTGGCGTTCGACATGGACGCCGACGAGCTGTCCGGCGTGCGCGACCTGTTCGTCGCGATGCGCGAGGCCGGCGAGGTCCCCGAGGGTGCCGAGGCCGACGTCAAGCAGGGCGACGCGCTCGCGCTGCCCTTCGCCGACGGCGAGTTCGACCGCATCATCGCGGCCGAGGTGCTCGAGCACATCCCCGCGGACATCCAGGCCATCGAGGAGCTCGCCCGGGTGCTGCGCCCCGGCGGCACGATGGCGGTCTCGGTGCCGCGCTGGTTCCCCGAGATCGTCAACTGGAAGCTCAGCGACGACTACCACAACGTGCCCTACGGCCACATCCGGATCTACTCCGACAAGGAGCTGATCGGCAAGCTGGAGAACGCCGGGCTGACCTACGAGGGCAAGGACTACGCCCACGGCCTGCACGCGCCGTACTGGTGGATCAAGTGCGCGGTGGGCGTCACCAACGACGACCACCCGGCCGTGAAGGCCTACCACCGGCTCCTGGTCTGGGAGATCATGAAGCAGCCGCGCGCCCTGCGCCTGGCCGGCCGCGTGCTCGACCCGCTCATCGGCAAGAGCCTGGTCCTCTACGTCACCAAGCCCGTGAGCGACCCGCATGCGGCCTGA